The Styela clava chromosome 2, kaStyClav1.hap1.2, whole genome shotgun sequence genome contains a region encoding:
- the LOC120331792 gene encoding uncharacterized protein LOC120331792 isoform X3 gives MTNVNLCTYRIRIGMFRGGMRSKANASSSFILQLLPHSSRMTLAIRMLFFALLAMHGIEKNPGPRSPERKAEDNNLTLHDQARPDLPHQEPTEQFTSGGRTIGVPDQQTEGTIDGFGDLSADIRDLLPREPTEPSTSEGRTIGVSDQQTEGTIDDVCNLSSKMMDLPRQEPIGTVTDGWKTFDDFIQINKERGEMTESNLTSDAHVTGISGPAINISLAGFSNIVIGNDGLQAKQTLAASDTSSNGSDQNTLEKKRKLIFSDAKNYKGLQQFNVISENPEPIGNQSTAFGIREYPGSNGSQAAPEVPDETSGTSSDDANITHGIEHLDINKDSGWIKLKENLGYYKNKRLCHRKPIYYGIHKVGNENHKVVIKLIPYEDNMDPKELSALEKMQHPNIVRYRDSGLTPRGRHWFIVMECCNENTLEQIATQNLTWDEMKNIMLQLAHGLRYMHTKYNMQHRDIKPANILQSICGKHFKLADFGFNKEILESSNALTPEHVGTRGYRTPESYLKKPLLTNRSDIYQLGLNFFYILSKGRHILGPVSDSLPHYAIRNKLSVKKKSLEIIDGPDRELAKHLMLSMTRGNPYTKTLEEKDYSKLRNEHQKYRDKMSTEELIFDNMPRPSVQEVLCHPLFWSYERKFDLIRHLSRSLKTGKQKFEDSKLLTEYKWKEALDGENETPTQLAEITRSMDSNCCMLKILGCVEELFPEEKTRSEIMQFVEKKFPGFILDAYLIAKKKSLVKNSFFEETARNPSEN, from the exons atgaccAATGTTAATTTGTGCACCTACCGAATTAGAATTGGCATGTTTCGGGGTGGGATGAGGTCAAAGGCAAATGCTTCTTCCTCCTTCATTCTCCAATTACTTCCTCATTCATCACGAATGACGCTGGCAATAAGAATGCTCTTTTTTGCTCTGCTTGCTATGCACGGGATTGAAAAAAATCCTGGGCCGAGATCTCCTGAAAGAAAAGCAGAAGATAATAATTTGACACTACATGACCAAG CGAGGCCAGATTTGCCACACCAAGAACCAACTGAGCAATTTACGAGCGGGGGGAGAACAATTGGAGTTCCAGACCAACAGACAGAAGGAACGATAGACGGTTTCGGCGACTTATCTG CAGATATTAGAGATTTGCTGCCTCGAGAACCAACTGAGCCATCTACAAGCGAGGGGAGAACAATTGGAGTTTCAGACCAACAGACAGAAGGAACGATAGATGATGTCTGTAACTTATCTT CAAAAATGATGGATTTGCCGCGTCAGGAACCAATCGGAACAGTTACAGATGGATGGAAGACGTTTGATGATTTTATCCAAATCAACAAAGAGAGAGGGGAGATGACAGAAAGTAATTTAACTA GTGATGCACATGTGACAGGCATATCCGGGCCAGCCATTAATA TATCTCTCGCTGGATTCTCTAATATTGTTATTGGAAACGATGGGCTCCAGGCAAAGCAGACTCTTGCAG CATCCGACACAAGCTCAAATGGATCAGATCAAAACAcactagaaaaaaaaagaaaactcatattttcagatgcaaaaaattataaagGTTTACAGCAATTCAATG TCATCAGTGAGAATCCTGAACCGATCGGCAATCAATCAACCGCATTCGGAATCAGGGAATATCCTGGGTCAAATGGCAGTCAAGCTGCACCTGAAGTACCA GATGAAACAAGTGGAACGTCATCAGACGACGCCAACATCACCCATGGAATAGAACATTTAGATATTAATAAAGATTCGGGTTGGATAAAATTGAAGGAAAATCTAGGGTACTATAAAAACAAAAGATTATGCCATAGAAAACCAATATACTATGGGATTCACAAGGTCGGGAATGAGAATCATAAAGTCGTTATAAAACTCATTCCATATGAAGACAACATGGATCCAAAAGAGCTCAGTGCATTGGAAAAGATGCAACACCCCAATATAGTCAGATACAGGGACAGCGGGTTAACCCCTCGTGGAAGGCACTGGTTTATAGTAATGGAATGTTGTAATGAAAACACATTAGAGCAAATTGCAACACAAAACCTGACTTGGGATGAGATGAAGAATATAATGTTGCAACTCGCTCATGGCCTACGTTACATGCACACTAAATACAATATGCAACACAGAGACATAAAACCGGCAAACATTCTACAATCAATCTGTGGTAAACACTTTAAACTGGCGGATTTCGGgttcaacaaagaaatattggaAAGTTCCAACGCACTCACCCCAGAGCATGTGGGGACAAGAGGTTACAGAACACCAGAGTCCTACCTTAAAAAACCACTCCTAACCAACCGATCTGACATATACCAGTTGggcctaaattttttttacatcttATCCAAAGGTCGGCATATTTTAGGACCAGTAAGTGATTCCTTGCCGCATTATGCTATAAGGAACAAATTGTCAGTCAAGAAGAAAAGCCTGGAGATCATTGACGGCCCGGATCGCGAACTTGCAAAACACCTGATGTTGTCTATGACGAGAGGAAATCCATATACTAAAACCTTGGAAGAAAAGGATTATTCAAAACTAAGAAACGAACATCAAAAATACAGGGACAAGATGAGCACAGAAGAATTAATTTTCGACAACATGCCCAGACCTTCTGTACAAGAAGTGCTGTGCCATCCACTTTTCTGGAGCTACGAAAGAAAGTTTGACTTAATCAGGCATTTGTCAAGGTCACTCAAAACTGGCAAGCAAAAGTTCGAAGATTCCAAATTATTGACTGAATACAAGTGGAAGGAAGCATTAGATGGGGAGAATGAAACACCTACCCAACTTGCTGAAATAACTAGGAGCATGGACAGTAACTGCTGTATGCTCAAAATTTTAGGTTGCGTTGAAGAATTATTTCCAGAAGAAAAAACTAGGAGTGAAATCATGCAGTTTGTAGAAAAGAAATTTCCAGGTTTCATTCTCGATGCTTATTTGATTGCCAAAAAAAAAAGTCTTgtcaaaaatagttttttcgAAGAAACTGCTCGAAATCCATCGGAAAACTAA
- the LOC120331792 gene encoding uncharacterized protein LOC120331792 isoform X1, translating into MTNVNLCTYRIRIGMFRGGMRSKANASSSFILQLLPHSSRMTLAIRMLFFALLAMHGIEKNPGPRSPERKAEDNNLTLHDQARPDLPHQEPTEQFTSGGRTIGVPDQQTEGTIDGFGDLSADIRDLLPREPTEPSTSEGRTIGVSDQQTEGTIDDVCNLSSKMMDLPRQEPIGTVTDGWKTFDDFIQINKERGEMTESNLTSDAHVTGISGPAINISLAGFSNIVIGNDGLQAKQTLAASDTSSNGSDQNTLEKKRKLIFSDAKNYKGLQQFNGSHPAGNDTPILCFPVISENPEPIGNQSTAFGIREYPGSNGSQAAPEVPDETSGTSSDDANITHGIEHLDINKDSGWIKLKENLGYYKNKRLCHRKPIYYGIHKVGNENHKVVIKLIPYEDNMDPKELSALEKMQHPNIVRYRDSGLTPRGRHWFIVMECCNENTLEQIATQNLTWDEMKNIMLQLAHGLRYMHTKYNMQHRDIKPANILQSICGKHFKLADFGFNKEILESSNALTPEHVGTRGYRTPESYLKKPLLTNRSDIYQLGLNFFYILSKGRHILGPVSDSLPHYAIRNKLSVKKKSLEIIDGPDRELAKHLMLSMTRGNPYTKTLEEKDYSKLRNEHQKYRDKMSTEELIFDNMPRPSVQEVLCHPLFWSYERKFDLIRHLSRSLKTGKQKFEDSKLLTEYKWKEALDGENETPTQLAEITRSMDSNCCMLKILGCVEELFPEEKTRSEIMQFVEKKFPGFILDAYLIAKKKSLVKNSFFEETARNPSEN; encoded by the exons atgaccAATGTTAATTTGTGCACCTACCGAATTAGAATTGGCATGTTTCGGGGTGGGATGAGGTCAAAGGCAAATGCTTCTTCCTCCTTCATTCTCCAATTACTTCCTCATTCATCACGAATGACGCTGGCAATAAGAATGCTCTTTTTTGCTCTGCTTGCTATGCACGGGATTGAAAAAAATCCTGGGCCGAGATCTCCTGAAAGAAAAGCAGAAGATAATAATTTGACACTACATGACCAAG CGAGGCCAGATTTGCCACACCAAGAACCAACTGAGCAATTTACGAGCGGGGGGAGAACAATTGGAGTTCCAGACCAACAGACAGAAGGAACGATAGACGGTTTCGGCGACTTATCTG CAGATATTAGAGATTTGCTGCCTCGAGAACCAACTGAGCCATCTACAAGCGAGGGGAGAACAATTGGAGTTTCAGACCAACAGACAGAAGGAACGATAGATGATGTCTGTAACTTATCTT CAAAAATGATGGATTTGCCGCGTCAGGAACCAATCGGAACAGTTACAGATGGATGGAAGACGTTTGATGATTTTATCCAAATCAACAAAGAGAGAGGGGAGATGACAGAAAGTAATTTAACTA GTGATGCACATGTGACAGGCATATCCGGGCCAGCCATTAATA TATCTCTCGCTGGATTCTCTAATATTGTTATTGGAAACGATGGGCTCCAGGCAAAGCAGACTCTTGCAG CATCCGACACAAGCTCAAATGGATCAGATCAAAACAcactagaaaaaaaaagaaaactcatattttcagatgcaaaaaattataaagGTTTACAGCAATTCAATG GCAGTCACCCAGCAGGGAACGACACACCCATTTTATGTTTTCCAGTCATCAGTGAGAATCCTGAACCGATCGGCAATCAATCAACCGCATTCGGAATCAGGGAATATCCTGGGTCAAATGGCAGTCAAGCTGCACCTGAAGTACCA GATGAAACAAGTGGAACGTCATCAGACGACGCCAACATCACCCATGGAATAGAACATTTAGATATTAATAAAGATTCGGGTTGGATAAAATTGAAGGAAAATCTAGGGTACTATAAAAACAAAAGATTATGCCATAGAAAACCAATATACTATGGGATTCACAAGGTCGGGAATGAGAATCATAAAGTCGTTATAAAACTCATTCCATATGAAGACAACATGGATCCAAAAGAGCTCAGTGCATTGGAAAAGATGCAACACCCCAATATAGTCAGATACAGGGACAGCGGGTTAACCCCTCGTGGAAGGCACTGGTTTATAGTAATGGAATGTTGTAATGAAAACACATTAGAGCAAATTGCAACACAAAACCTGACTTGGGATGAGATGAAGAATATAATGTTGCAACTCGCTCATGGCCTACGTTACATGCACACTAAATACAATATGCAACACAGAGACATAAAACCGGCAAACATTCTACAATCAATCTGTGGTAAACACTTTAAACTGGCGGATTTCGGgttcaacaaagaaatattggaAAGTTCCAACGCACTCACCCCAGAGCATGTGGGGACAAGAGGTTACAGAACACCAGAGTCCTACCTTAAAAAACCACTCCTAACCAACCGATCTGACATATACCAGTTGggcctaaattttttttacatcttATCCAAAGGTCGGCATATTTTAGGACCAGTAAGTGATTCCTTGCCGCATTATGCTATAAGGAACAAATTGTCAGTCAAGAAGAAAAGCCTGGAGATCATTGACGGCCCGGATCGCGAACTTGCAAAACACCTGATGTTGTCTATGACGAGAGGAAATCCATATACTAAAACCTTGGAAGAAAAGGATTATTCAAAACTAAGAAACGAACATCAAAAATACAGGGACAAGATGAGCACAGAAGAATTAATTTTCGACAACATGCCCAGACCTTCTGTACAAGAAGTGCTGTGCCATCCACTTTTCTGGAGCTACGAAAGAAAGTTTGACTTAATCAGGCATTTGTCAAGGTCACTCAAAACTGGCAAGCAAAAGTTCGAAGATTCCAAATTATTGACTGAATACAAGTGGAAGGAAGCATTAGATGGGGAGAATGAAACACCTACCCAACTTGCTGAAATAACTAGGAGCATGGACAGTAACTGCTGTATGCTCAAAATTTTAGGTTGCGTTGAAGAATTATTTCCAGAAGAAAAAACTAGGAGTGAAATCATGCAGTTTGTAGAAAAGAAATTTCCAGGTTTCATTCTCGATGCTTATTTGATTGCCAAAAAAAAAAGTCTTgtcaaaaatagttttttcgAAGAAACTGCTCGAAATCCATCGGAAAACTAA
- the LOC120331792 gene encoding uncharacterized protein LOC120331792 isoform X2, with protein sequence MTNVNLCTYRIRIGMFRGGMRSKANASSSFILQLLPHSSRMTLAIRMLFFALLAMHGIEKNPGPRSPERKAEDNNLTLHDQARPDLPHQEPTEQFTSGGRTIGVPDQQTEGTIDGFGDLSDIRDLLPREPTEPSTSEGRTIGVSDQQTEGTIDDVCNLSSKMMDLPRQEPIGTVTDGWKTFDDFIQINKERGEMTESNLTSDAHVTGISGPAINISLAGFSNIVIGNDGLQAKQTLAASDTSSNGSDQNTLEKKRKLIFSDAKNYKGLQQFNGSHPAGNDTPILCFPVISENPEPIGNQSTAFGIREYPGSNGSQAAPEVPDETSGTSSDDANITHGIEHLDINKDSGWIKLKENLGYYKNKRLCHRKPIYYGIHKVGNENHKVVIKLIPYEDNMDPKELSALEKMQHPNIVRYRDSGLTPRGRHWFIVMECCNENTLEQIATQNLTWDEMKNIMLQLAHGLRYMHTKYNMQHRDIKPANILQSICGKHFKLADFGFNKEILESSNALTPEHVGTRGYRTPESYLKKPLLTNRSDIYQLGLNFFYILSKGRHILGPVSDSLPHYAIRNKLSVKKKSLEIIDGPDRELAKHLMLSMTRGNPYTKTLEEKDYSKLRNEHQKYRDKMSTEELIFDNMPRPSVQEVLCHPLFWSYERKFDLIRHLSRSLKTGKQKFEDSKLLTEYKWKEALDGENETPTQLAEITRSMDSNCCMLKILGCVEELFPEEKTRSEIMQFVEKKFPGFILDAYLIAKKKSLVKNSFFEETARNPSEN encoded by the exons atgaccAATGTTAATTTGTGCACCTACCGAATTAGAATTGGCATGTTTCGGGGTGGGATGAGGTCAAAGGCAAATGCTTCTTCCTCCTTCATTCTCCAATTACTTCCTCATTCATCACGAATGACGCTGGCAATAAGAATGCTCTTTTTTGCTCTGCTTGCTATGCACGGGATTGAAAAAAATCCTGGGCCGAGATCTCCTGAAAGAAAAGCAGAAGATAATAATTTGACACTACATGACCAAG CGAGGCCAGATTTGCCACACCAAGAACCAACTGAGCAATTTACGAGCGGGGGGAGAACAATTGGAGTTCCAGACCAACAGACAGAAGGAACGATAGACGGTTTCGGCGACTTATCTG ATATTAGAGATTTGCTGCCTCGAGAACCAACTGAGCCATCTACAAGCGAGGGGAGAACAATTGGAGTTTCAGACCAACAGACAGAAGGAACGATAGATGATGTCTGTAACTTATCTT CAAAAATGATGGATTTGCCGCGTCAGGAACCAATCGGAACAGTTACAGATGGATGGAAGACGTTTGATGATTTTATCCAAATCAACAAAGAGAGAGGGGAGATGACAGAAAGTAATTTAACTA GTGATGCACATGTGACAGGCATATCCGGGCCAGCCATTAATA TATCTCTCGCTGGATTCTCTAATATTGTTATTGGAAACGATGGGCTCCAGGCAAAGCAGACTCTTGCAG CATCCGACACAAGCTCAAATGGATCAGATCAAAACAcactagaaaaaaaaagaaaactcatattttcagatgcaaaaaattataaagGTTTACAGCAATTCAATG GCAGTCACCCAGCAGGGAACGACACACCCATTTTATGTTTTCCAGTCATCAGTGAGAATCCTGAACCGATCGGCAATCAATCAACCGCATTCGGAATCAGGGAATATCCTGGGTCAAATGGCAGTCAAGCTGCACCTGAAGTACCA GATGAAACAAGTGGAACGTCATCAGACGACGCCAACATCACCCATGGAATAGAACATTTAGATATTAATAAAGATTCGGGTTGGATAAAATTGAAGGAAAATCTAGGGTACTATAAAAACAAAAGATTATGCCATAGAAAACCAATATACTATGGGATTCACAAGGTCGGGAATGAGAATCATAAAGTCGTTATAAAACTCATTCCATATGAAGACAACATGGATCCAAAAGAGCTCAGTGCATTGGAAAAGATGCAACACCCCAATATAGTCAGATACAGGGACAGCGGGTTAACCCCTCGTGGAAGGCACTGGTTTATAGTAATGGAATGTTGTAATGAAAACACATTAGAGCAAATTGCAACACAAAACCTGACTTGGGATGAGATGAAGAATATAATGTTGCAACTCGCTCATGGCCTACGTTACATGCACACTAAATACAATATGCAACACAGAGACATAAAACCGGCAAACATTCTACAATCAATCTGTGGTAAACACTTTAAACTGGCGGATTTCGGgttcaacaaagaaatattggaAAGTTCCAACGCACTCACCCCAGAGCATGTGGGGACAAGAGGTTACAGAACACCAGAGTCCTACCTTAAAAAACCACTCCTAACCAACCGATCTGACATATACCAGTTGggcctaaattttttttacatcttATCCAAAGGTCGGCATATTTTAGGACCAGTAAGTGATTCCTTGCCGCATTATGCTATAAGGAACAAATTGTCAGTCAAGAAGAAAAGCCTGGAGATCATTGACGGCCCGGATCGCGAACTTGCAAAACACCTGATGTTGTCTATGACGAGAGGAAATCCATATACTAAAACCTTGGAAGAAAAGGATTATTCAAAACTAAGAAACGAACATCAAAAATACAGGGACAAGATGAGCACAGAAGAATTAATTTTCGACAACATGCCCAGACCTTCTGTACAAGAAGTGCTGTGCCATCCACTTTTCTGGAGCTACGAAAGAAAGTTTGACTTAATCAGGCATTTGTCAAGGTCACTCAAAACTGGCAAGCAAAAGTTCGAAGATTCCAAATTATTGACTGAATACAAGTGGAAGGAAGCATTAGATGGGGAGAATGAAACACCTACCCAACTTGCTGAAATAACTAGGAGCATGGACAGTAACTGCTGTATGCTCAAAATTTTAGGTTGCGTTGAAGAATTATTTCCAGAAGAAAAAACTAGGAGTGAAATCATGCAGTTTGTAGAAAAGAAATTTCCAGGTTTCATTCTCGATGCTTATTTGATTGCCAAAAAAAAAAGTCTTgtcaaaaatagttttttcgAAGAAACTGCTCGAAATCCATCGGAAAACTAA
- the LOC144419839 gene encoding serine/threonine-protein kinase/endoribonuclease IRE1-like, which translates to MLVEIDSKTSTKITSETKIDGLYEGTKPDEVVEDRKVLIKVNCYIEERNKREACNLDKLEVPFPNVATRLDSGFFENDQIHNGEKCIYTVMPYYSDKTLNDVDLSTLGEENVKDILKQLTDGLSFIHDKKIIHRDLRPENVFYKVDNGKTTVVIYGFGLSKEILHAPLYNSSFTEDKTTDYSSPEMQPDSELDVTESTDVFSLGGIFYFILSEGKHAFGDEVSSRSHHIVNDKPNLSKLKCSEAEIAKNLIQRMINNKASDRPTMEEVKNHPFFWSNTDRLNFCTMLYRATEEWNFKRGLKGDLNLINPITGAKRRDYKMNDSKNNWCERLQLSTNECKLYDIPKNQAGCIKNLLNQSEVNYNGNSTYSLLCFIRHRKSHSDNEFVKKISLNDNYLWDFVKERFPKFLSILTVTVRESKDMSLIEVKYFY; encoded by the coding sequence ATGTTGGTGGAAATAGATTCAAAAACAAGTACGAAAATAACAAGCGAAACTAAAATTGATGGGCTATATGAAGGAACAAAGCCAGATGAAGTTGTCGAAGACAGAAAAGTTCTTATCAAGGTCAATTGCTATATTGAAGAAAGAAATAAAAGAGAAGCATGCAATTTAGACAAACTAGAAGTCCCTTTTCCCAATGTGGCTACTCGTCTAGACTCTGGTTTCTTTGAGAACGATCAAATTCACAATGGtgaaaaatgtatatatacagTCATGCCATACTACAGTGATAAAACACTCAATGATGTTGACCTTTCTACATTAGGTGAGGAAAATGTAaaagatattttgaaacaattgaCAGATGGATTGAGTTTCATTCAcgacaaaaaaataattcatagaGATCTCCGGCCCGAGAATGTGTTCTACAAAGTGGATAACGGAAAGACCACAGTTGTAATTTATGGATTTGGACTCAGCAAGGAAATCCTGCACGCACCGCTATATAATAGCAGTTTCACAGAAGATAAAACCACAGATTACAGTTCACCAGAGATGCAACCAGACTCTGAATTGGATGTCACTGAATCTACAGATGTTTTCTCACTCGgaggaattttttattttattctatccGAAGGTAAACATGCTTTTGGGGATGAGGTGAGTTCCAGATCACATCATATCGTGAATGATAAGCCAAATTTATCCAAACTGAAATGCAGTGAAgctgaaattgcaaaaaatctcATTCAAAGAATGATAAATAATAAAGCAAGTGATAGACCAACAATGGAAGAAGTGAAAAATCATCCCTTCTTCTGGAGCAACACAGACAGGCTTAATTTTTGCACAATGTTATATAGAGCGACGGAAGAATGGAATTTTAAAAGAGGCTTAAAAGGCGATTTGAATCTCATCAACCCAATAACTGGAGCTAAGCGTAGAGACTACAAGATGAATgattccaaaaacaattggtgTGAGAGATTGCAACTGTCCACCAATGAATGCAAGCTGTACGACATACCAAAGAATCAAGCCGGCTGCATAAAGAACCTTCTGAATCAGAGTGAAGTAAACTACAATGGCAATTCTACATACTCATTACTCTGTTTTATTAGACACAGAAAAAGTCACAGCGATAATgagtttgtgaaaaaaatttccCTGAATGACAATTACTTGTGGGATTTTGTTAAAGAAAGATTCCCCAAATTCCTTTCCATTTTGACCGTGACAGTTAGAGAGTCCAAAGATATGAGCCTCATcgaagtaaaatatttttattga